The Psychroflexus sp. ALD_RP9 region AAGCGAAAGTTAAAGCAATAATAACTGAAGTTAACGCTGAAGGTATGAAAGATATGGGTAAGGTGATGGGTTTAGCCTCGAAGCAGCTTGCAGGGAAAGCTGATGGTAAGACCATCTCTAAGCTTGTTAAACAGCACTTGTCATAAAAAGTTTTCAGTCAGTTTATAAAAAACAAAGCCTCAAAATCTAGATTTTGAGGCTTTGTTTTTTTAACAAAAATAGACTTTTATATATCGTCAAACTTTACATCAGTAAAAGCTTTTGTTTCTTCTAAAACATTTTCATTACTAAGGTTGTTTTCTTTTTTGAAGTCACTTTGATGTCGCTCACTAATCACTTCTTCGCCTTTTTCATTAACAATAAACTGTGTGGCTTCTTCTAAGGCTTCTTTAAACCCATCAAAATCTTCTTTGTAGAGATAAATTTTGTGCTTTTTATAAAAAAACGAACCATCGTCATTGGTAAACTTTTTACTTTCAGTAATTGTTAGGTAATAATCATCTGCTTTTGTAGAACGTACGTCAAAAAAATAAGTTCTTCTGCCAGCTCTAATCACTCTTGAAAAGATGTCGTCATTCTTCATCATGCCTTGATCACTCATAATAACTTTTTGATTTGTTTAAGTGTCAAAAATCATAAAAAAAAATAAAAAAAACCAAGCTTTACTTAGGTTTCTTTTTTGGTAAGTTGTTTTTCGTAAAGCGACTTATAATAACCTTTAGATTTAACAAGTTGGTTGTGAGTACCTTCTTGAATAATCTTGCCATCGTCTAAAACTAA contains the following coding sequences:
- a CDS encoding PUR family DNA/RNA-binding protein, producing the protein MSDQGMMKNDDIFSRVIRAGRRTYFFDVRSTKADDYYLTITESKKFTNDDGSFFYKKHKIYLYKEDFDGFKEALEEATQFIVNEKGEEVISERHQSDFKKENNLSNENVLEETKAFTDVKFDDI